The following are encoded together in the Vanrija pseudolonga chromosome 7, complete sequence genome:
- the PPX1_1 gene encoding Exopolyphosphatase, whose product MPTTPSYQPIRDSSPEPSLPRPSHHPRRLIRRPARYLFILALLALPLLVLAILASALIPGQSMRICLPFHLNRISPSLHRALACSSLNATIARPNANFATTASTTTVNSPSTTSTPPPPAMASTTTTQDGRLADFLKSQNAAFVDDLKAGKGKGWLLVNGNEAGDLDTIASSVAYAFLASALRAERAVPLVLTPENLMSLRPENLYALQQANLPAEDLLHVAALPIKTEELATAGVRFVLVDHNRLLPRFVSDESTVSAIIDHHEDEHASPNAPFRDIQFGAGSCSSLVTQHFIPQWQASLAGPAGAAGSPVPPELATLLLSAILIDTHGLKHGGKAQDVDYAAAAFLYPISTLAAGASNISTAALTSSSTAPIPDGLSAYANKITEIKYDVSKMNTYDLLQRDYKQYAWATGSGKTLNVGLSTVPLGLKDQVKAEKDGWASWLATSDKFMNERGIDVEGVLTTFKNEKGKSKREILLLVRTGGSLATIEEASNVIGVLEGGLRADADDFALEDWGAGKKGEKGTLAEEVKPLINSTTRVAKVWDQTNHHSTRKQVAPALQHVVSKL is encoded by the exons CGGCCCTCATCCCGGGCCAGTCTATGCGCATCTGCCTTCCCTTCCACCTGAACCGCATCTCGCCTTCCCTccaccgcgcgctcgcgtgcTCGTCTCTCAACGCAACGATTGCGCGGCCAAACGCAAACTTTGCAACGACCGCATCGACAACAACAGTCAACTCTCCATCCACCACCtctacaccaccaccgcccgcaATGGCAtccactaccaccacccaggacggccgcctcgccgacttCCTCAAGAGCCAGAACGCGGCCtttgtcgacgacctcaaggccggcaagggcaagggctGGCTCCTCGTCAACGGCAACGAGGCCGGTG ATCTCGACACCATTgcctcgtcggtcgcgtacgcgttcctcgcctcggcgctgcgcgccgagcgcgccgtgcccctcGTCCTCACGCCCGAGAACCTCATGTCGCTGCGCCCCGAGAACCTGTATGCGCTGCAGCAGGCCAACCTCCCCGCCGAGGACCTGCtgcacgtcgccgccctccccaTCAAGACGGAGGAGCTCGCGAccgccggcgtgcgcttcgtgctcgtcgaccacaACCGCCTCCTCCCGCGCTTTGTCTCGGACGAgtcgaccgtgtcggccatcatcgaccaccacgaggacgagcacgccagCCCCAACGCGCCGTTCCGCGATATCCAGTTTGGCGCcggctcgtgctcgtcgctcgtGACGCAGCACTTCATTCCCCAGTGGCAGGCTAGCCTTGCTGGTCctgccggcgctgccggcTCGCCCGTCCCTCCCGAGCTCGCCACTCTGCTGCTTTCGGCGATCCTGATCGACACGCACGGCCTCAAgcacggcggcaaggcccAGGATGTCGACtatgccgccgcggcgttccTGTACCCCATCTcgacgctcgccgctggcgcgtCCAACAtctcgacggccgcgctcacgtcaagctcgacggcgcccaTCCCTGATGGTCTCTCCGCCTACGCGAACAAGATCACCGAGATCAAGTACGACGTGTCCAAGATGAACACGTACGATCTCCTGCAGCGCGACTACAAGCAGTATGCGTGGGCGACCGGCTCTGGCAAGACGCTCAACGTTGGTCTGTCGACCGTGCCGCTCGGCCTCAAGGACCAGGTtaaggccgagaaggacggCTGGGCGTCGTGGCTTGCGACCTCGGACAAGTTTATGAACGAGCGcggcatcgacgtcgagggcgtgctcACGACGTTCAAGAACGAGAAGGGCAAGTCGAAGCGCGAGATCCTCCTTCTCGTCCGCACgggcggctcgctcgctaccATTGAGGAGGCGAGCAACGTcatcggcgtgctcgagggcgggctccgcgccgacgcggacgactTTGCACTCGAGGACTGGGGCGccggcaagaagggcgagaagggcaCGCTTGCTGAGGAGGTCAAGCCGCTCATcaactcgacgacgcgcgtcGCCAAGGTCTGGGACCAGACCAACCACCACTCGACGAGGAAgcaggtcgcgccggcgctgcagCACGTCGTGTCCAAGCTGTAA